The following DNA comes from Castor canadensis chromosome 4, mCasCan1.hap1v2, whole genome shotgun sequence.
AACTGGGAGAGTTGGATATTGTACTAGTCTGCTCAAGTTTCCATAATAATTGCCACAGGCTGGttgccttaaacaacagaaatttacttttttatagTTCAGAAGCAGGAAGTCCAAGATCCAGGTGCCATCTGAACTGATTGGCAAggcctctcttcttggcttgcagACGTCAGTCATCCTGTAGTGTTCCCATGTGGCTTTTCTTCTGGGCACATGAGGAATCAAAGACatctctggtgtctcttccttttcttattatAACACCAGTCCTATTTGATGAAGGACCTACCCTTTTGATCTCACTTAACCTGTATTACCTCCTTataggccctatctccaaatagaATCATGTTGGAGGCTGGGGTATCAACATGAATTTTAAGGGTTACAAACATGGTCATTTCTGAAAAGGAAAAccaattgtttttctttatacttatCATAGAACACATCTGACAGCAAATGTGTATGCGTTTTCCTCACACCAACCACCTCTCCAATTCTAGTGAACATCCACTGGATGTTAACGTAATCCTGACACTGTTTACCTGGAATAAGCCTCTGATACCAAGGGGAGTCCCACAAGACCGCCCTCACTTGAGATGCCAGTTACAAGTAGCAAGCCCCAGTTTCCTATGCTCTGACTTGCCTTTAAATCAGAAGTTCCCACAATCCCCTTTTTGGGTTGAATACTTTGCTGTACCAGCTCCCAGAACTCAGGGAagcatatttattgatttataataaAGGATATGATTAGGGATGCAGGTGGACATCCAGATGAAAAGATATATAAGGTACGGTTGGAAGGTTCCCCAGCATAGGAACCTCTGACCCCTTAGTGATGGGGTGTACTGCCCTGCTGGGCCACAAACATGTTCACCAAACTAGAAGTTGTCCAAATCCCATACTTTAAGGGATTTTTATAGATACTTCTTCATAAAGTCGTGATCAATTATTAACTCAATCTCTAGCCCTTCTACCCTCCCTAGAAATGGGACTGAAGTTTCCAAGTTCATGGAAACTAATCATGACTGTCTTTCATTCTGCTGACCAACCTGACCCAGAATCCCATCAAAAATTGCCTCATTAGAAGATTTTCTCATTACCCAGAAAATTCCAAGGGTTCTAGGAGCCCTGTGCCAGGAACCAGGGGCAGAcaccaaatatatatacattttttgtcACAATCCCTAATGTTGCTAAATATTTTAGGATGTattattataaaatcaaaattagtTATTTGATAGAATAGATAGTATCTGATGTTTACTTTACTTACTTTAGTTACAGTTTGGTTAATGGCATaataaatttgcttttaaaattatattttaatgaatattaaatataattctaCAATTGGATTCTAGAATTCCTtgggaaaaatatttaagaatttaaaagtcAATTTTCAGACTTGCATAGTAAAGTAGGTGACTGAGtgtaaagtttaaaaaagaattgttcattaatatgttttaaatatgtacTTCCAATTAAGGTATATTGTAATTTTCTACCATTCTAGCTTCTTAGGTATGCAACCACATCATCAAACGACAAGAGCAGATTCATGCTTTTTTGCTACTGTCATACATGCAGGATTTGGGACAAACCCAAAGCAACAACTTCCTATTCCAAAATGAGTTCTGTTGGAATTCTGTGAAGTATAAATTATTGATATCACTCCATTGTGgaaacatatattcatatatcctTAGAAGCTGCATTTTATCCAGACTTTTGCAGCTCTTGGTCTTGCCTAAGAATCTGCAGGCaggattaaattattttcatgtcttttttgtttaaagaaaTGATATATTATTCAGTTgtgtacttatttacttattagaTATGATACACACTTTATTATCAGTCACCATCTGTGAAACTGTGGCTAGAGTGTCTGTTATATAATGTTGAATTTCATTCAATAGCAACAACGGTGTTGTGTAGCTTACACTTACTGAGTGCTTCTCATGGACCAAGCAGTGTTGTGTTtcacaaatattaattcatttaaactaCAACAACCCACATGAGTTAGATATGACTTTTGTTGCTAATGCTTTACAGAAGAGGAGGCTGAGATACAAAGATATGAAACTTGCCCAAGACCATATAAAAATAAGTGGCAAGACCAGGATTCCAAATTAGTCACTCTTGCTCATCTACATGCATCAGTACAATGCTGCTTctccaaatattttaatattgctgTTGTTACTTTACTTTTATCAAATTAGTTGATGGAAAACTTGACAGGTAGACTTAAAGATCAGTTAATTGATTTCTCAGTCTCTTCCAGTGTCCTTGGTGCAGTCAGAATCTCTATTCCCACCATTTTTTTATGGTAGAGATTACCAGAAAATCATTTGTTCTATCACTTTTCTCACACTGCAACCTTGGGTACATAATGAAATTTAGTTGGTAAAGTAGATGTTTAtactttcctgaaaaaaaatgtgGTCTTAGCAACATTGAAGATTACCTCAAGATTAGTTGCCCAGTGGCATTCATTCCTATGCAGGATCTTAGTAGCCTACACTGGTCATCCTGTTCTATTAACCAGCTATTACTACAGTAAAGCTCATCATATAGCATTTGTCTCTCTCATAAGAGGAGGGTGAGCCCATTCTGTCTCCACTGAACTCAGCCTATTTGAGATTATGATGTCTTCTAATTCTAGAGCCCGGGCAGAAGGAGTTGAAGCTTTTAATCCTTCAAGTCCTAGTATTCTTGTCTTCTCTCTCACTTGtgtcatgcccccagctctttttgcttttagttgattttcaatagagtcttgcatttatggTTGGGCTGGCTTGGACCAGAATCTCTGTACTtatgtttcctgtgtagctgggtggtgtgcaccaccatgctgaatgttactgattgagattgggtctcctgaactttttgtcctggctgtctaaaactgcaatcctcccaatcccttctgagtagctaggcttacaggtgtgagccaccttgctTGGCTGGATTCTCTCTGTTCTTTATATCCTTGCTTGCTgtggaaaattcttttttaaatttatatttaaaatttcttttctaatcAAATGTAACTCAATACCAACATTGTATCTCACAACCTCTTACAAAGCTCACATTAGTTAGAGAAACTATCCTTACTGCTTGATGCCTGGCCTGTACATCAGTGTGACATATTTTAGGTTTTTGTTATAGTGGTATCTCAGCATCCAGATACTAATTTCTGTAATAGTTAGCCTTTAATCAGTAGCAAACAACCCTGCTATCTCAGTGGCTAGCCATAGCAAATGTTATTTGCTCCTTACATTTCATGAGTGTTTGGGTTGACTGCTATACTGTTGGGCTTGGCTTGGTTcagttaaacatttttttcattgcagAACCCAGGTTGAAGGAATAGTGACTCTCTCGGATATGCTGTTCATGTATTAGAGTGCCTTCAAAAGAGGACAGAGCTACCCCATGAAAACTCATTTGAGGTGTTCACCACATTTCACTGGTCAAAACAAGTCAGCTGATTAATCCCAAAGGCTAGGGGAGATATACTTTACCCATAGGGGTGTCTGCAATGGGAGGGAAAGCAACAAATAGAACTGTGTACCTGTATTGAATCTGCCTCATTCAGGATATGACATAGTTGAAAATTTGacttaaaatgatattttctatGTTTATATTGAACCGTGCAGGTTCAGGTATAAATGAAGATTCCAAGGACATAACTGCCTACCACACAGTGTTTCTCACAGCCATATTAGGAGGAACAATAGTCATCGTCATTGGGTTTTTTGCTGTACTACTCTGTTATTGCAGGTAAGAACATTAATTAATGtgtataaacacaaaaaaacctACCAAATGAGTGTATCTTTTCAGTATATTCTGTGCCCTACTAAGTTTATTTGTAGAAATAAATTGTCTAGTTTtaacacagtgtgtgtgtgtgtgtatgtgtgtgtgtgtgtgtgtttgaaatcAAGAAAGATATATTCTAACATTGCATATGTGATATGCATATTGCgggactatttttttaaatgagtagtTCATAACTTTTATatatgttttgctttctttcctacTCTAGGGATAAGTGTGGTGCTccacagaagagagaaagaaatatcacTAAACTTGAGGTCCTCAAGAGAGACCAGACAACTTCAACAACACACATAAATCATATCAGTTCAGTCAAAGCTGCATTAAAAGCTGAGGACAAGTCGCAGTTATTTAATGCCAAAAACTCCTCATACAGTCCCCTCCAAAAGGAACCATCAAAGCcagaagcagaagaaagagtTTCCACGGTAAAAACTCGGGACGATTTTAAAATCTACAATGAAGATGTTTCATTTCTATCAGTCAATCAAAATAATTACTCAAGAAACCCAATGCAGTCTTTGGAGCCCAATGCAGGCACCAAGCAACCTAAACATATTAACAACAACTTGTCTTCGTCATTAGGTGATGCTCAAGAGGAAAAGAGGTACCTCACAAGTAATGAGGAGGTGTATGGGCGTTCACACATTCCTGAACAGCTCATGCACATCTACAGTCAGCCCATTGCCATTCTTCAGACATCTGACCTCTTCTCTACACCAGAGCAGTTACATACCGCTAAGTCAGCTACTTTGCCAAGAAAGGGACAGTTAGTCTACGGCCAATTGATGGAACCAGTAAACAGAGAGAACTTTACACAGACATTGCCGAAAATGCCAATGCATTCTCATGCACAGGTCCCAGATGCCAGGGAAGAAGATATTGTACTTGAAGGTCAGCAGAGTTTGCCATCCCAGACTTCAGATTGGAGCCGATATTCCAACAGCTTACTGGAATCTGTCTCCGTTCCTGGAACACTAAATGAAGCTGTTGTAATGACTCCGTTTTCATCAGAACTTCAAGGAATTTCAGAACAGACCCTCCTGGAGCTGTCCAAAGGAAAGCCCTCCCCTCATCCCAGAGCCTGGTTTGTGTCTCTTGACGGAAAACCAGTTGCACAAGTAAGGCACTCCTTTATAGACCTGAAAAAGGGCAAGAGAACCCAGAGCAATGACACAAGTCTAGACTCTGGGGTGGACATGAATGAACATCAATTGAGTAGAAAGCTGGAGAGGGAGAAAACATTCATCAAAAGCATGCATCAGCCCAAGATTCTTTACTTAGAAGATTTAGACCTGAGCAGCAGTGAGAGTGGAACCACTGTCTGCTCCCCCGAGGACCCGGCGTTAAGGCACATCTTAGATGGAGGGAGTGCTGTGATTATGGAGCATCCTGGAGAGGAGTCCCCAGGAAGAAAAAGCACTGCTGAAGATTTTGAGGCCAGTAcatctcccaccaaaaaaaggggcAGACCACCGCCACTAGCCAAAAGAGATAGCAAGACTAATATCTGGAAGAAGCGAGAGGAACGCCCACTGATACCCATAAATTAACTCTGAGGGTGGTTGTGTCTGCCGTCTTAGGCTGTATATTCTTGTTCTTCTTGTAAATTGCAGTATAAACTTGTTAAGAAGTCCAGACTGAACGAACTCATGGTCCCTGGACATGTCTCAAGCAGAGTAAATAGTAAATTGGTAAATCAGTAATCAGAAAAACACCGAGGAATGCTTTTTCTGGCctattcttttcatttacttttgagTGATGAATTTGAAGTATCcaagttttcaaaatgtaaaatagcATCAAGATGTTAGTTATCTGAAATGTTGCTCAGTCAGCCAATTTGGTACTGACTCAATAAAACAGTGAAATGTGTACTCCTAAAGTTACTCTAAGCATCTGCCTTGATGACCACCCATGGAACATTTAGAAATGAAACTGTCTTCTTCATGTCATTCTTGTGAAATGTTACTGTATGTCCTCCTCTGCctatactttaaagcaacttgGTAAAGATTTGGActgatgttattattttttttaatttcttttttgagataaataGCATGTGTATTTTATCATCCCCAAAGCAAATCCTACACTCACATAAATGGGCAAGATGCTCCTTGGTCATTAGAGAGGGAGACATCAAACCTTTGGTTGTTTTTAGATGTAATGTTGCAGTATAAATAAGGCATTGATTTGTTACAGAggaattttagaaatgaatgctCCAATGTAggacttttattttcaattccctccctaccccccccccacacacaccagaaaAATGAAGTGACTTTAGctgtcaagaaaaaaattactaatctggaaaaacaaacaaacaaaaacaacaaaactatgaTTTTAAGGCTGTGATACACATAGGATAAAATcagttttaatatatttcttttactCCCTAAACCCAAACTCAGCTACCAAAATGATATCaagctcaatttttaaaatattgaagtttCCTATGactaccaaaaattaaaatacatggttgggccctggtggctcacacctgtaattctagctactcaagaggaagagatcaggaggattgcggtttgaagccagcccaggcaaatacttccatgagatcctatctcaaaaatacccatcacaaaaaagggccggtggagtggctcaaggtgtaggccctgaggtcaagccccagtaccacccacacaaaaaaatttaaatatgtggacataaaggaaataatttcatgTAGCTGAGAAGAAGAAATGCCATTTTCCTGAGGCTCAAAAATATCTTCAGGATATTATTTGTATTGCTAGTTTTTGACACTTTTCAAAGATGCTTGAGGAAAATAGATTCAATTTCAAAGGAAATATGAGCTTTTTGTTAATTCACTTGTAGGTTTTGcaactgtttttcagttttaaagtATATCAATATTCTTTCATCATGCAAAGAATTCATTGTGAACACATTCAATAGCTGTTTTTAATTATGTGTCTTCAATTCTGAAGTTATTATCTGTATGTCCTTAAGTTAAAAGCTAATTGTTAATTAAAATCAATCCATCCCATTAAAGTTCAATGAAGACACATGTCTGAAACACCCATCCCTTTCCTTggtgagaaataaaatgaaactaaatgGCTTTCTCATTAGCTACCATCAACTTAGGAGCAACATAGACTCAAGCCACCTAGACAAGTTGAAAGTTTACAACCAAAATAGCCACATTAGCTTTAGTAAAGTTGTAGATAAAACTGAGATTGTAGACTTCAGCCAATATTTTCCTATAATCACTTCTGAAAAATCTAGCCTATTGGATAACTCTCCTTTCTGTATTAACCCAAAGAACTTAAAGACCTAGGCACGTTTGCTATATTTTACCCCTGTCCATAGAAGAGATAAATGTTTTGGATAATACGTgggccctccctccctctcttcctctctttctttcccttccttccttcctccctctctccttccctccctccctcccttccttccttccttccttccatctctttcttttataGTGATAAAACTTACAAttagaggggtttttttttttttggttttacacAGAAAGATAGATTAAAAGTGGCATGAATGGAAATGATTTGGAAAAATTAAGGAGTTAGTGCTCTGTGGAAGTGCCTTTGATATAGACTTGTATTATTAGGAGGATAAAACAACATCTTTCTTAAGTGTAAATTTCCTCTGTTAGCCAAGTTAAACAGATGTGCAGTTTTTATCAAAAAGATAGACCTAGTGTTTCACGTTGGCACAAAGAATTTTGCatgtaacatttctttcttttgtgtgtttaaTCTTCTTTTAATCTAGCATATATTGATAAATTGTTAGGGTGAGGTTAGAAACTGCATAGCAAAATGTTGCATCTCCTCcataatttaaatgtatatttttcccATATTCCAAATGTTTTATCTCTGTTTGGTAATGAAATGCACAttttagtatgtgtgtgtgtaacccaGGTGTACcacttattttattcattcttgtgtgAGGGAAGTGAGATGATGTATCCTAAGGGCTTTTCTAGAACTTCTTATTTGGTTTTagaacaaaatcttttttttattttttaagaaaaaaaaatactgcacaTGTATTTTCATTTGAGAATCTTAGGCAATTTATCTTTTCTAATTATCAGAAGAGTGTGACTTCTCATTTGCGAGTAGTTCACAAATTTCCTGATCAAAAGCTGAAGCCATCTGTCTTTTCTTACCCCAGTGATAATAAATCAACAATATGCAcaagtttcttaaatttttaaattgaaagccAACACAGTTTTTGCAAATATAAACCTAGATAATTTTGGTTACAAATTGTTAACATTTGTGGATTCTTTGTATATACTTTGGATATATCTTGAAGGCAAAACTGTCAAATAACTGACAAATTCATTTACTAAAGCACAGCTATATGTATTTTTGAATACATATGATCTTGAGACTTTGTAAAATCAATTTTTATGACTTTATGCAGTTGTATAGGGATTAtgtcattttataatatatagtaCACCACAAAGATCACAAATGTTGAGGAATAAAAGCACTTCTCTGCTTTGGCAATCACTTTCAGATCACTTTCTGTGGTTTGAATCCTCTGGTATCAGTACATATTGTTGGATTTTAGAGATCTGTGGGTCAAATACTGTACCTCAAAACTTCCCAGAAAGGTGAAGCAAACAGTTAAGTCTTCATTTACAAGATATGAATTACTCATTTCCCCATGTACTGATGTCATAAAGGAATTTGACtgcattaattttcatttcagatcTAAAGTTGGTATTTTGCCCTCTTGTTTCCAagtgtttctattttttgtaCTCTTTCGTCAGAGAAATCTCATGTTTCAGTATATTTATTGCTGTTGTTACTATACCTACTGCTGAAAACTGTAACTgaatatttgtaaaatgttaaGCATAGTTCATTAAAGTTAATAAAATGAATCTAACAGTGTACTTGATGCATTGTTTAATTTGGGATAAAATACAAAATCTTCCTAAATTATCACTTAAATCTAGTAAATATTcaactatttctttttattcatttcactCTCCATAGTAAAATAAAACTTATAGTTTTATAATGAACTTGATATCTCTTTATACTTCATATCTCCACAGTTCACACTTTCACTACTTAAACTGAGttatgcacaaaattattttctattaaatgaattttattaatataatcagATAGGTATTTTGAGAGTTGTAAATTATTTACATCCTAAGTGAGAAAATGATACAATGTGTTCTATGccccctttaaaaatattctttggaCTTCAGTCCTAAATATAAATGATAATCAAAAGTAGTTTTCACTTAGAGTGTTAGGTTTCCAAAAACCTCTGCTTAGCCAATTCAATAATACTTAAGTTCAGGCAGTTTGCATTTGGGGGTTTCAGAATAGTTTCTAAAATTATCCTGGCTCCCAAGTTTTAGATATGCCCTATAACTTTTATGTATTAATGTGTTACTAAAAACACTTCTGGTTGGTTCTAATGAGAATTGGGCTTCCACTCCACTTGCACATACCCTCCTGTAGCCTCTATAACCCCACCCTGGGATTGTGATAGAGACTTCCACTTGGAGCCCTGCAAGTTCCAGTCAGACTATGGCTCCCTTTGTTCTAGGGCCTTGTCTCCATCTAGGAGAGTCTTGAAATCTTCTCAGGAATGATGTGTCCCCAGAGGGGTCCCCCATGACTCATCTGGGACAGGTTTACCGGAAAACATTTCCTAAATCACAATCAGCAGCCAAATAGATGATATTCACGAGCTGCTcatcacatttttttcatgtcaGAAGGGAAACTTCTTACTATGGGAAGAACTCTAGGAAAAGAAGCTGGATGGAAATAAGTGATATATTGATCTTTATCAAAAGTGGCTCACCTGTCAGTACTTAGTACTTGTGACAGATAAGCAGGAGCCCTGTCCCTTGGAATACATGTTGGAAAAATGTTGCTTTATCTAGACTCCATGAAAAATCACTTTTTGCCCGCCTTCATATATACGTATTTAGTTAGGcagttgctctggttattttgtagataagctcttcctttttgcccaggctggcctggactacaatctgTTTTCTGCTCCCTGTGTCACAGCAATGACTGGAGAaccacaccacacccagcttttttcccatgagatgggttctcatgaacttttttcctcccagactggcttagaaccacaatcctcctgatctcagcctcctgcatagctttgGATGACAGATGCACCACTTCATCTAGCTATAGgttcagatgggggtctcatgaactttttttgccaggctggccttgaatggcgACCCTCCCCACAGTTTTCCAAGTATCtagcattacagatgtgagccactggcaccaggctataGGTAGATTTCTTTATAGGATACATGAGGTAGCTTACTTCTATCAGTGAGCTCTTAAATCAATGAGAAGGCTATTTTTCTTTAAACGAGGAAACTGCCTTATCGTCTCAGATTTGGATTTTCCTTCTCTACCAACATAAAGattctttctttgacttttttcttatcttttttctttattctgagcTTTAATTTATTTGGGGATATAGATTTCTATctattgtatttatatttttaaaataaaaacatcagatttaaaaccagaaaaatacTCTAGACATCAAAGTTCAATGTTAACTACTCAAGAGTTGATAAActaattataaaaaatgaaaaaaatctttatcaaATATACATGGTAAATTTTTTTAGGGAAAAAACCAAgttaactattttttttctgaagtagcTTAAAGATCACAGTTTTTAATATCTGTGGTTTTTGTCAAAATATTACAGTAACACTTTTCTCCACTTTGTTATCTAGTGTAGTTGAATACATTCATATTTCTGTTGGGAAGGGTCTCATCTTGGGAAGTATATGCTGACAAAACATTTCTTAGTTGAACTCTATGCTTCAAGCCTGCACTAGCTACACTtgtgaataatattccacagtTTTGTAGGATAGTCCAATTTCCCACATgagttggtctttttttttttcttctgttcaaGTTGACTAGGGGTTTCATAATTTATATGTTGACTGGTACTAATCCCTATAGACCTTATTAAAACACTAGGCTAGCTACAGACAGTTTGATTCAAAACAAACCAGATAATGACATTCCCAGGAGTCTCTGGTCTTATTATACTTGAATGACTTCATTAAAAAAGCCTTTCCTTAATACTATACTGAAAAGCATAATTGTGGCTATTAAGCAATGTGGAATAAATATCCTAGAataatcttcattttatttatttccatatttagGCAGAAGATACACTTTTTTACAGAACAAGTACTTACTAAAATGAAGTGAATTTATCTCCATTATCCAACATTTGGTTAAGTACTATTTTGAAATCCTGATTTCTAATTTAGATAACTTCCAAAAGATTTGTACCCATTAAATATAGAAAAGTTGAATTGTTAACATATACTTTTACAGATATGTTTCTTATTGTtacttatgtttttcaatttggtgtctatttctaattttaaaaattgagttgcTTCTCATTGTTCCATggattattttcaattatttttgaatataGAGCCTTAAAGAGGATATCAATGACAAGTAGATGAGATTTATAATtcagaagtttattttttctctgagtGCTTACATTTATAACATAAAAGGAAGAATTACTTCTCTGgctagggttttttttcttcccatatgTGGATTTAAAAAAGGGGACTCTAAAGTGAATTTTATGCTAATGATCTTTAACACAAATTTGTTTTCTGAAACATTGATTTCTCAAAAAGTAATCCTTGCTACTGGtccacaattttcttttttttctgtgatgaaaCATAAGAGCAAGCTGTAAAAAATCAGTTACAACAGAACGCAACTCATTCTTCTTGATATTGGGAcctatttatttctgctttttttttgaaGTCCAGCTGAAATTTAATACCATCAGAATTAGCCTCAGTAAAACAATTCCAATATGAATGGGAAAATTTCTAAAATCTCATTGGCCCAAGATGGACTCCTCAATTCACttgcaaagaaaacaaagactgcATGTTAATTATGTATGCCAGGCCTTATGCTAAATTTCATATTGAGCTGGGTACTTATatcttgtttatgtttgtttCAGATCATAAGATCCTTATGGACAGGAACTGGGCCTAATATTCCCCCAGTTCTCCAAAGCGCCATTGTCATACAGTGTatactcaataaatataaattaatggaGTTATAGACAGAATAAATGATAATGGATTTTGTTCAGTGGAAGACATCTAAAATAGTTTAAGAAGTAGGGAAAGTGATGTCAGCAAGATGGTGGAAAAGGAGCTCCCCTGCTGTTATCCCTGAGCAACAACAATGGAGCAACCATTCACAGACAAAAGGGCCTCTGTTGGTGCCTTGGGATGCAGAATTCTACAGTGTACAACCCTATTTGCTGGGGATAGGAGAGGATAGTAAACAAGAGACTTTGCCCTGGAACTTAGTGATGGGCTGGTGAAACCTAACACTGGGCATATCCTAATGGCCCTATCTCCAGGTATGCCAGTGGATGAAGCCTTTGAAACAGCCCCCATGCCAAAGAAATACCCTCAATTCCCCAAGTCTATTAGACTTCTATTATAGCTTGCATTACCTGCAGCTGGTAGCAGTGGTCTTGGGTCCTGAGTCCACCTTAGGAATAGGCAGCCTATATAAGTGTGGGCTTGGTTTATACCCCTGTGTTGTGCTGGACTTAGTAAGCTATGGGCTCAGCATGTGACACAGCTTGGTGTCACAATATTGGTGGCAAGAAATGAGACATGGGAACTAAGGATGACTCTTCCCAGAGCCAGGCAGAATCTTACAATGTCTGACTAAAGACTGGTAACTGAACAATATAATTGGGCCTACCCTAAACCCAGCAAGAGGGTTAAGGGGACAGACTACTCTTGCTAGGTCCTCTCCTGGTTCTTCTGGAACAACATATCAACAGAGTATTTGTGGAAAACCTGGGCTGGGCTTGCCTTCTAGTACTGAAACAGTGACACTACACCAATAGCAGACCCTAGACAAACCAACCAGTGCTGAAATACTGGAAATGACCACAGGCTCAGAGAGAACAAGCAGTCTGCTTAGAATCTCTGCAAATTTAGGCACGAGAAAGCCAGATTAGGAAGACTtgattgaatatttatttttcaaagtccaGACAATGTAGTACACAAATCAACATCAAAAGCTTTTGTGAAATCAAGACATCACCTAATACTCAAAATGATGTGCCTGAAATTGATCAGAGAGTAATCAGTTTGGGAGAACTCTCAGAGAATTTAAAATAGTTCATTTTAAACTCAATGAACTCTTGAAATTTTTAAACACTCTAAAAGAGAAGtttaaaagagagagggaaacaattttaaaaaatcaaacagataCTCTTTAGCTGCAAAATAcagtcagaaaaattaaaaatactatagAAGGCATCAAAAAGCAGGATCAatcaaagagaggaaagaaataaatccacTTAAGTATATctattgatgaatagataaagataATGCAGTCCATGTACAAAATGGAATACTACCAagacataaaagaatgaaattcttcaTTTGTGCCAACCTGATGGAAATGGAAATGGTTGTGTTAAGTGAAA
Coding sequences within:
- the Fam171b gene encoding protein FAM171B produces the protein MARLCRRVPCALLLGLAAVLLKARLVPAAARAELSRSDLSLIQQQQQQQKQREEAEEQRPEAPGASSTVALPVSVFMLKVQVNDIISRQYLSQAVVEVFVNYTKTNSTVTKNNGAVLIKVPYKLGLSLTIIAYKDGYVLTPLPWKTGRMPIYSSVTLSLFPQSQANIWLFEDTVLITGKFADAKSQPSVQFSKALIKLPDNHHIRNVTGYLTVLQQLLKVDNFLYTTGITLNKPGFEHIELTPLAAICVKIYSGGKELKVDGSIQLSLPLLHKNDINVGDRMPAWTFDMNTGAWVNHGWGMVKEYNNHLIWTYDAPHLGYWIAAPLPGARGSGINEDSKDITAYHTVFLTAILGGTIVIVIGFFAVLLCYCRDKCGAPQKRERNITKLEVLKRDQTTSTTHINHISSVKAALKAEDKSQLFNAKNSSYSPLQKEPSKPEAEERVSTVKTRDDFKIYNEDVSFLSVNQNNYSRNPMQSLEPNAGTKQPKHINNNLSSSLGDAQEEKRYLTSNEEVYGRSHIPEQLMHIYSQPIAILQTSDLFSTPEQLHTAKSATLPRKGQLVYGQLMEPVNRENFTQTLPKMPMHSHAQVPDAREEDIVLEGQQSLPSQTSDWSRYSNSLLESVSVPGTLNEAVVMTPFSSELQGISEQTLLELSKGKPSPHPRAWFVSLDGKPVAQVRHSFIDLKKGKRTQSNDTSLDSGVDMNEHQLSRKLEREKTFIKSMHQPKILYLEDLDLSSSESGTTVCSPEDPALRHILDGGSAVIMEHPGEESPGRKSTAEDFEASTSPTKKRGRPPPLAKRDSKTNIWKKREERPLIPIN